The following are from one region of the Coffea eugenioides isolate CCC68of chromosome 2, Ceug_1.0, whole genome shotgun sequence genome:
- the LOC113759881 gene encoding proline-rich receptor-like protein kinase PERK3 — MSGSLGTLKTILAKEIYPYACVKTSSDLPVLSTSTSFSGSKHVEDSRYREKQKVLIPTEATAIDDDETSAHGTPECVEETGKPDELFDTMRLDHQQKDLLETSICSVCKNRRPTIGWHRDFHYAELHEATAGFSDDNFLGEGGFGSVYKGELKNGLKIAVKQHKDASLQGEIEFKSEVAVLSKAKHQNLVMLLGSCSEGNHRLLVYEFVCNGSLDQHLSKAAKVPLTWEQRIKIALGAAKGLEYVHSHNIIHRDMRPNNILITHDYESLLGDFGLAKTQHGTNSDDSFVGTLGYMAPEYAQTGKVSTKTDVYSFGVVLLQLISGRRTTDKIPGGKSLIGWAKPLLKERNYPDLIDRRIIDSHDFLQLFRMIRLTEKCLCSDPSKRFTMEEVVNTLTCIKDGHTAFMGDFSPLSKSINAILDPFVAEEYSRNKG, encoded by the exons ATGAGCG GATCGCTTGGAACTCTCAAGACGATTTTAGCCAAAGAAATTTATCCCTACGCTTGTGTGAAGACCTCAAGTGATCTACCTGTGTTGTCCACCTCAACTTCGTTTTCAGGCTCAAAACATGTTGAAGATTCAAGGTATCGGGAGAAACAAAAAGTTTTGATACCAACTGAAGCCACAGCAATCGACGATGATGAAACATCTGCTCATGGAACTCCTGAGTGCGTCGAAGAGACTGGAAAACCAGACGAACTTTTCGATACAATGAGGCTGGATCATCAACAAAAGGACCTACTTGAAACTTCCATTTGCTCAGTTTGCAAGAATAGGCGGCCGACGATTGGATGGCATAGAGATTTCCATTATGCTGAGCTTCATGAGGCCACAGCAGGCTTCTCTGACGACAACTTTCTTGGTGAAGGTGGATTTGGTTCTGTTTATAAAGGAGAACTGAAGAATGGACTAAAAATAGCTGTTAAGCAGCACAAAGATGCAAGTCTGCAaggagagatagaattcaagtCTGAAGTAGCGGTACTTAGTAAAGCAAAACATCAGAATTTGGTGATGCTACTTGGATCTTGTTCAGAAGGTAACCACAGGTTGCTTGTGTATGAATTTGTCTGCAATGGCTCTTTGGATCAGCACCTATCAA AGGCTGCAAAAGTGCCCCTGACTTGGGAACAGAGGATAAAAATAGCTTTGGGTGCAGCCAAAGGCTTAGAGTATGTGCACAGCCACAACATCATCCACAGAGATATGAGGCCAAACAACATACTTATAACGCATGATTACGAATCACTG TTGGGAGATTTTGGACTGGCAAAAACACAACATGGCACTAACTCGGACGACAGTTTTGTGGGAACTCTTGGATACATGGCACCAGAATATGCGCAAACTGGGAAAGTCTCAACTAAAACTGACGTCTACTCTTTTGGGGTAGTTCTATTACAGCTTATCAGCGGACGAAGGACAACAGATAAAATTCCGGGAGGAAAAAGTCTGATTGGATGG GCGAAACCACTTCTGAAAGAAAGGAATTATCCTGATCTTATAGACAGGAGAATCATAGACTCACATGATTTCCTCCAACTTTTTCGGATGATACGACTTACAGAAAAATGTCTATGCAGCGATCCTAGCAAGAGGTTCACCATGGAGGAG GTTGTTAACACTTTGACGTGTATAAAGGATGGTCATACGGCTTTTATGGGGGACTTTTCTCCATTATCCAAATCAATTAATGCGATACTGGATCCCTTTGTGGCTGAAGAATATAGTAGAAATAAAGGATGA